The following proteins are encoded in a genomic region of Arachis stenosperma cultivar V10309 chromosome 4, arast.V10309.gnm1.PFL2, whole genome shotgun sequence:
- the LOC130976956 gene encoding probable WRKY transcription factor 49: protein MEEEVILMSSNSNSNSNSSCSEGSEDDDLVKELLDDATPLLLPPSDHYNTIIRPPPSDDDAINSFISNIYSGPTISDFENALSVINNSNNHQSDQHLEHLSSARVSILERGLSKIENKYTLKFKCFGNGMGDDGYKWRKYGQKSIKNSPNPRSYYRCTNPRCSAKKQVERSNEDPDTLIITYEGLHLHFAYPHFLTGQPHQSQSDPPIKKPKPMPTASPENKAQEILEAKDVQANPTLGLIQTTLTDSQEDMANVNLGSQGLLEDMVPFMVRNPHNNGNSTNSLFSCSSQPTTPPSLWFPNYSTSCHTVGLNFSN, encoded by the exons atggAGGAGGAAGTCATACTAATGTCTTCTAATTCTAATTCCAATTCCAATTCTTCTTGTTCAGAAGGGTCAGAGGATGATGACCTTGTTAAAGAGCTTTTAGATGATGCcactcctcttcttcttccgcCTTCGGACCACTACAACACAATAATAAGGCCGCCGCCTTCTGACGATGACGCCATTAACAGCTTCATATCCAACATTTACTCAGGTCCTACAATCTCAGACTTTGAAAATGCTTTGTCAGTGATCAATAATAGTAACAACCACCAAAGCGATCAGCATTTGGAACACCTCTCATCAGCAAG GGTTTCCATATTGGAAAGGGGTTTGAGTAAAATTGAGAACAAGTATACGCTCAAATTCAAGTGCTTTGGCAATGGGATGGGTGATGATGGATATAAATGGAGGAAGTATGGTCAAAAATCTATTAAGAATAGCCCAAATCCTAG GAGCTACTATAGATGCACGAATCCAAGGTGCAGTGCAAAGAAGCAAGTTGAGAGATCCAATGAGGACCCAGACACACTTATCATCACTTACGAAGGTCTTCACTTGCACTTTGCCTACCCTCATTTTCTCACAGGACAACCACACCAATCGCAATCAGATCCTCCAATCAAGAAGCCCAAGCCCATGCCTACAGCTTCACCAGAAAATAAAGCCCAAGAAATTCTAGAAGCCAAGGATGTCCAAGCCAACCCTACTTTGGGCTTAATTCAAACAACTTTAACTGACTCCCAAGAAGATATGGCCAATGTTAATTTGGGCTCACAAGGCCTGCTTGAAGATATGGTGCCATTCATGGTTAGGAACCCCCATAACAATGGCAATAGCACTAACTCacttttttcttgttcttctcaACCAACTACACCTCCTTCGCTGTGGTTTCCAAATTATTCAACGTCCTGTCATACCGTTGGCTTGAATTTTAGCAATTAG